The following coding sequences are from one Arachis hypogaea cultivar Tifrunner chromosome 7, arahy.Tifrunner.gnm2.J5K5, whole genome shotgun sequence window:
- the LOC112765957 gene encoding uncharacterized protein has product MENEMQQLLSMGFPNELAAQALAATGGRSTVKATEWILTHKSNSSSSPPPAPTQPKIERFFHSHSKQEGQAIDVEQQQHDEASPLSKRQRTLPSSNPNPNPNPNPNPQSSFFFNPLRSSKKNAHEPLYERLRPRTLDDVLGQDHLLSPTSLLRSAIHRNRLPSILLWGPPGTGKTTIARAIVNSFPHHQCPCYRFVSLSAVTSGVKDVRDAVDEARKLRVKSNQRTVLFVDEVHRFNKSQQDSFLPVIEDGSIVFVGATTENPSFHLITPLLSRCRVLTLNPLKPHHVALLLRRAVNDSDKGLTHSAGCQVDVSQDVLDFIGNNCDGDARVALNALEIAAVTAAARLQQPANQSTEEQHKAAAVAVTLDDAKEALQCKHLAYDKAGEEHYNLISALHKSMRGSDANAGIYWLARMLEGGEEPLYIARRLIRFASEDVGLADPSALNQAVSCYQACHFLGMPECNVILAQCVAYLALAPKSVSVYRAIGAAQKVVRESIGQNEGVPLHLRNAPTKLMKDIGYGKGYIYPPDNPSATQSYLPPSLAGYKFLDWPTRTASHDEANPSTSGSGSI; this is encoded by the coding sequence ATGGAGAACGAGATGCAACAGCTGCTTAGCATGGGCTTCCCCAACGAGCTAGCCGCCCAAGCCTTGGCTGCCACCGGCGGCAGATCCACCGTCAAAGCCACCGAATGGATCCTAACTCACAAATCGAACTCTTCATCTTCCCCACCGCCGGCGCCCACGCAACCCAAGATCGAACGGTTTTTCCACTCGCACTCGAAGCAAGAAGGGCAAGCAATTGATGTTGAGCAACAGCAACACGACGAGGCATCCCCACTCTCAAAACGCCAAAGAACACTACCCTCCTCAAATCCCAATcccaatcctaatcctaatcctaatcctcaatcttccttcttcttcaacCCTCTTCGCTCTTCCAAGAAGAACGCCCACGAGCCTTTATACGAGCGCCTCCGCCCCAGAACCCTCGACGACGTCCTTGGTCAGGACCATCTCCTCTCCCCCACTTCCCTCCTTCGCTCCGCCATCCACCGGAACCGTCTCCCTTCCATCCTCCTCTGGGGTCCCCCCGGCACCGGCAAGACCACAATCGCCAGAGCCATCGTCAACTCCTTTCCCCATCACCAATGCCCTTGTTATCGCTTTGTCTCCTTATCCGCTGTCACCAGCGGCGTCAAAGATGTCCGGGACGCCGTGGACGAGGCCAGAAAGCTGAGAGTGAAGAGCAACCAGAGAACCGTTCTGTTCGTGGATGAGGTTCACAGATTTAACAAGTCCCAGCAGGACTCTTTCTTGCCCGTCATTGAAGATGGCAGCATTGTCTTCGTCGGAGCCACCACCGAGAACCCTTCGTTCCACTTGATCACCCCTCTCTTGTCTCGCTGCAGGGTCCTTACCCTTAATCCCCTCAAGCCCCACCATGTTGCCTTGCTTCTCAGAAGGGCTGTCAATGACTCCGACAAAGGGTTGACTCACAGCGCTGGTTGTCAGGTTGATGTGAGCCAGGATGTTCTGGATTTCATAGGAAACAACTGTGATGGGGATGCTCGTGTCGCCCTGAATGCTCTCGAGATAGCTGCTGTTACTGCTGCTGCAAGGCTCCAACAACCTGCTAACCAATCCACAGAGGAGCAACACAAGGCTGCTGCTGTTGCTGTTACACTCGATGACGCAAAGGAGGCACTTCAGTGCAAGCATCTTGCTTATGATAAAGCTGGGGAAGAGCACTATAATCTGATCAGCGCGCTCCACAAATCCATGAGGGGGAGTGATGCCAATGCAGGGATTTATTGGTTGGCAAGAATGTTGGAAGGAGGGGAAGAGCCTCTCTACATTGCACGCAGGCTCATAAGGTTTGCAAGTgaggatgttggtttggctgatcCCTCAGCTCTCAATCAGGCTGTTTCTTGCTATCAGGCCTGCCACTTCCTGGGAATGCCAGAATGCAATGTCATTCTTGCGCAGTGTGTCGCCTACTTGGCATTGGCTCCTAAATCTGTCTCTGTTTACAGAGCAATAGGTGCTGCTCAGAAGGTGGTGAGGGAATCTATTGGGCAGAATGAAGGGGTGCCCCTTCATCTCAGGAATGCTCCAACCAAACTAATGAAGGACATTGGATATGGCAAGGGATACATATACCCTCCAGACAACCCTTCAGCAACACAGAGCTATTTGCCACCCTCACTCGCAGGCTACAAGTTCCTTGATTGGCCTACCAGGACTGCTTCTCATGATGAAGCAAATCCATCCACATCTGGGTCTGGCAGTATATAG
- the LOC112765958 gene encoding oxygen-dependent coproporphyrinogen-III oxidase, chloroplastic gives MAHSAAITSAPSYSLTALSFTTTYSSPSAIFLAKPSWNPKMLHLRSRPPVRAAVSIEKETPEAHRPDTFLRESDDQAHSSSSSSSVRARFEKMIREAQDTVCTALEAADGGANFKEDVWSRPGGGGGISRVLQDGAVWEKAGVNVSVVYGVMPPEAYRAAKAAASPDEKPGPIPFFAAGISSVLHPKNPFAPTLHFNYRYFETDAPKDAPGAPRQWWFGGGTDLTPAYIFEEDVKHFHSTQKKACDKFNPDFYPRFKKWCDDYFYIKHRGERRGLGGIFFDDLNDYDQEMLLSFATECANSVIPAYIPIIERRKDLPFTEQQKAWQQLRRGRYVEFNLVYDRGTTFGLKTGGRIESILVSLPLTARWEYDHKPEEGSEEWKLLDACINPKEWV, from the exons ATGGCTCATTCTGCAGCAATTACGTCAGCTCCTTCTTACTCTCTAACTGCACTCTCCTTCACTACTACATACTCTTCTCCATCTGCAATATTCCTCGCTAAGCCCTCATGGAACCCCAAAATGCTCCATCTCCGGAGCAGACCACCAGTCAGAGCTGCCGTCTCCATCGAGAAAGAGACGCCAGAAGCCCACCGTCCAGACACCTTTCTCAGAGAATCCGACGATCAGGCccattcttcttcctcctcctcttctgtaAGGGCCCGCTTCGAGAAGATGATTAGAGAAGCTCAGGACACCGTCTGCACCGCCCTTGAGGCCGCCGACGGCGGGGCCAACTTCAAGGAGGACGTTTGGTCCAGGCCCGGCGGCGGTGGCGGCATCAGCAGGGTTCTCCAGGACGGCGCCGTTTGGGAGAAGGCTGGAGTTAATGTCTCCGTTGTTTACGGCGTCATGCCGCCAGAAGCTTACCGCGCTGCAAAAGCCGCCGCTTCTCCTGACGAGAAGCCTGGTCCTATCCCTTTCTTCGCCGCTGGAATCAGCTCC GTTTTGCATCCGAAGAACCCATTTGCTCCAACCTTACATTTCAATTATCGCTATTTTGAAACTGATGCTCCTAAAG ATGCTCCCGGAGCACCTAGGCAGTGGTGGTTTGGCGGGGGGACTGACTTGACTCCTGCTTACATTTTCGAGGAGGATGTTAAACACTTCCATTCG ACTCAAAAAAAGGCTTGTGACAAGTTTAATCCTGATTTTTACCCCCGCTTCAAGAAATGGTGTGACGACTACTTCTATATCAAG CATCGAGGTGAAAGGCGAGGACTTGGAGGAATATTTTTTGATGATCTGAATGACTACGATCAGGAGATGCTTCTTTCCTTCGCGACTG AATGTGCAAACTCTGTTATTCCTGCATATATTCCTATCATAGAGAGAAGGAAGGATTTGCCCTTTACAGAGCAGCAGAAAGCATGGCAACAATTGAGAAGGGGACGATACGTTGAATTCAATTTG GTATACGATAGGGGTACCACATTTGGGCTTAAAACAGGAGGCAGAATAGAGAGtattcttgtatctctcccactGACTGCTCGATGGGAATATGATCAT AAACCAGAGGAGGGAAGTGAAGAATGGAAACTCTTGGATGCCTGCATCAACCCCAAGGAGTGGGTGTAA
- the LOC112765960 gene encoding uncharacterized protein — protein MCHAYSPPPRHSTCVSLVVLFLLIPKLHSAPSQIQTLFRMGAGREVSISLDGVRDKNLMQLKKLNIALFPVRYNEKYYADALASGEFTKLAYYSDICVGAIACRLEKKENGGQIRVYIMTLGVLAPYRGLGIGTKLLNHVLDLCSKQNISEVYLHVQTNNEDAINFYKKFGFEITETIQNYYTNITPPDCYVLTRQTVQSPTKK, from the exons ATGTGTCACGCTTATTCTCCACCGCCACGCCACTCCACTTGTGTTTCTCTGGTGGTGCTGTTCCTTCTGATTCCGAAGCTACACTCAGCCCCTTCTCAGATTCAAACTCTTTTCAG AATGGGAGCTGGGCGTGAAGTCTCAATCTCACTCGACGGAGTGAGGGACAAGAACCTAATGCAGCTCAAGAAGCTCAACATAGCTCTTTTCCCTGTTCGTTACAATGAAAAATACTATGCCGATGCACTTGCTTCCGGTGAATTCACTAAACTAG CATACTACAGTGACATATGTGTTGGTGCAATTGCATGCCGGCTTGAGAAGAAGGAAAATGGGGGACAAATCCGGGTTTACATTATGACTTTAGGTGTTTTGGCACCTTACCGTGGGCTTGGTATTG GAACAAAGCTCTTGAATCATGTACTTGATCTTTGCTCCAAGCAAAACATTTCTGAGGTTTACTTGCATGTGCAGACAAATAACGAAGATGCCATAAACTTTTATAAGAAATTTGGGTTTGAAATCACAGAAACAATCCAGAACTATTATACAAACATCACACCACCAGACTGCTATGTTCTTACGAGGCAGACAGTTCAGAGCCCAACAAAGAAATAG
- the LOC112765959 gene encoding chlorophyll a-b binding protein 8, chloroplastic, protein MAAQALVSSSSLTFSGEAARQSFGSRPNGFSKRASFLVRASSTPPVKQGADRPLWFASKQSLSYLDGSLPGDYGFDPLGLSDPEGTGGFIEPRWLAYGEIINGRYAMLGAVGAIAPEILGKAGLIPEETALPWFKTGVIPPAGTYNYWADPYTLFVLEMALMGFAEHRRFQDWAKPGSMGKQYFLGLEKGLGGSGDPAYPGGPFFNPLGFGKDEKSLKDLKLKEVKNGRLAMLAILGYFVQGLVTGVGPYQNLLDHLADPVHNNVLTSLKFH, encoded by the exons ATGGCTGCACAAGCTCTGGTATCATCTTCATCTCTTACCTTCTCAGGCGAGGCTGCCAGGCAGAGCTTTGGATCAAGACCCAATGGATTCTCCAAAAGGGCCTCCTTCTTAGTCAGGGCGTCTTCCACTCCACCTGTCAAG CAAGGAGCAGACAGACCCTTGTGGTTTGCATCAAAACAGTCTCTCTCTTACTTGGATGGCAG CCTCCCCGGTGACTATGGATTTGATCCACTTGGACTTTCAGACCCTGAAGGAACAGGAGGGTTCATTGAGCCAAGATGGCTGGCATACGGAGAGATCATCAACGGTCGTTACGCAATGTTGGGTGCAGTCGGTGCCATAGCACCCGAGATTCTTGGCAAGGCTGGTCTGATACCGGAGGAGACAGCACTGCCATGGTTCAAGACCGGTGTGATCCCACCTGCAGGAACATACAACTACTGGGCAGACCCTTATACACTCTTTGTCTTGGAGATGGCACTCATGGGATTTGCAGAGCACAGAAGGTTCCAAGATTGGGCCAAACCTGGCTCCATGGGAAAGCAATACTTCTTAGGACTGGAGAAGGGTCTTGGAGGTTCCGGTGACCCAGCTTACCCCGGAGGACCTTTCTTCAACCCCCTTGGTTTTGGcaaggatgagaaatccttgaagGATTTGAAGCTCAAGGAAGTGAAGAATGGGAGGTTGGCCATGTTAGCAATCTTGGGTTACTTTGTTCAAGGTCTTGTGACAGGAGTTGGCCCTTACCAAAACCTCCTTGATCATCTGGCTGATCCCGTGCACAACAACGTATTGACCAGTCTTAAGTTCCACTAA